taatttattataatttagacAACAgttagtattatttttaataaatggaTAACCTTTTCTATAATCATAATTTGATAGATTTCATTTCTATTTATCcataatatcataaaaaaattaataataaacaaaataaaaaatactaaatcaTAAAATATCAAACTATCAAATAAACGAAAAAAATTAGAACAAGGGTCTAACTGgtaaagattaaaatatataaatttcaatagttaaaaagaaaataaagaaaataaatgttatatttgggttacaaaaagaaaaatacgaAAACCTAAACCAATCGTCACATCATCCATTTATTTATAGAAATCATACAAAAAGGATAACACTATAATTAATTCAATAACtttcatgatattttttttttatattttaaacgtCTATAATTCATATTCAATTATAACATCTACaccaaacaaatttataaagaTTCAACACTATCATGTTCTAACCAACACTATCATGTTCTAACCTTAAAACGGGTAAAATCTAACTATTTTCTAACTCAATAAAGGCCAAATTGATTCAAACTTACAACACTCTACATAAACATAAAAGGATCAAATTTTACATTTCATGCTCCATTCATTCTCAATCTAGGATAACTATTGAGAGAGTACCGGTtacacaattaattattttgttttaagtttgtAAACCCTATAAAAAGGGGACATGCTCTTCTTTGTTGTACAAGtgaaaaacaataacaaaaataaaaacgaaGAGTTTCAATTCTTGCCTTGTTGATTGCTATTTTTTCTTCTCCTTCTGTAATCGCTGCAGGTTGCTCTTCAAGGGAGTCATCAtgtttcctttcttcttctttctgaaACACACAATGAATGCtcgattttgtttttttttctaatgtaCATATATTTTTACCCTTTGGTCCCTCTGTCATTTTACTACTTTGCCCTTAAATATTTTCTACCATTTTTCTATATGGTATCATAGCAGGTCAAAGCATGCTCTACTTTTGCTGTTGATTTCTtgttctttattgtttcttgatCCTTTCTTGAGGAACAATGGATTCTAATTCATCAGAAACTACTTCTAATGTTGATGCAATGGATCCATGTTTGAATTTGACTAGTCCTTACGACTTCCATCATGGAGAAAATCCAGGACTGGTTCTTATCTTTCCCCCTCTTAATGAAACCAACTATCATGCATGGAGTAGAAACATGAAAATGACTCTTTTATCCAACCTCTTAATGAAACCAACTATCATACAAGGAGTAGAAACATGAAAATGGCTCTTTTATCCAAGAATAAACTTAAATTTGTTGATGGCAGGATTCCCAAACCCAACAGGAGTACTTCAAGTTTTGAAGCATGAGAAAGATGTAATGTAATGGTTCTTTCTTGGATATCAAGAACCTTATCACCACAGATTGCAGAGAGTGTTGTGTATATAAACATTGCTCAAAACCTTTGGGAAGATTTGAGAGAGAGATAAAGAGATCATTTTCGGATCTCATATATGCTCTAAGATTTGCATTCCACAAAACAGGGAGAAAGAAatgttaataaattttttacaaatttgaaaattatttgtGAAAAGCTAGAATTTCTTAGACTTATACCTAAATGTGTTTGTCGTGTTCCTTGTAATTGTGCTTTGTAAAAGATCTATGCTAAATACAGAGATTCATAATATGTCATTTGCTTCCTAAAGGTCTTGGAGAGATCTACAATAATGTTAATAGTCAAATTCTACTCATGGATCCTCCCCctaatataaacatttttttcacTAGTTCTCCAGCAAGAAAGAGAACTCAAAGGTGCCACTATAGACATAAAGGTTCTCCTGAATACCAATGAAAAATCTGTCAACTGGAAACAACAAGAACAAGGTTCTTGGAAACCCTAGAATCTGAATGAGAATCATTTTTTTTGGAAGACTCAAGGAAGGGGAAATGCATGGCGTGGCCAAGGAAGAGGCAGAGGAagataaaataatcaattaaaagaGTGTTCTTACTGTCATAGAACAAATCATACATTGGATGAGTACTACTCTAAACATGGGTATCATTCATGGTACAAATAGAAGAATGAACAGTTTAACACTAATCAAGATAGAACGTGTAATCTGAATGTAAAGAGTGACTCTCTACAAAACAAGAAGCAAGAAGAAACTGGAAGAAATTCCTTTACTACTGATCAAGTGTAAAGACTCCTACAACTATTATAATCCTCAACAAGTCATGGTATCAATCAGATTCAAAGGTATAATCATAAGACTGCTACAACTGAAACATCAACAAAAGGTAAGAAGTCATGGATCCTTGACATTGGTGCTACAGATCATGTGACTTatctaaaaaaatcaattaactgttctttacaaaattaaacctataaatataaaattacctAATGGATCTCTCATTACTGTTCATTATGCTGGAATTGTTCAAATTTCTGAAACATTAATCATATTCAATGTTTTATATGTTCCTGAATTTTCATTCAATATTATTTCTAAGTGATTAAAGACTTAAATTGCAAACTAATTTTTTCCCTTGAGAAATGTCAGATTCAGGACAACATTTCATCCAAGATGATTGGGCAAGTTGGTTTGTATAAAGGATTATACTATCTTCATGATTTTCACATTGGATtcgaaaataatttttttgtgtgcTTAACACTGTTCTTAACTGTAACAAAAACAATGTTGATCTTTAACATTACAGATTAAGACATCCTAGCAGCAAAACTATTGAATACATTTGTAGATTTTTTCGCTATGTGTCCTCTGTTTCTAAAATTGCTTGTGATACATGTCATTTTGGCAAACAACACAAACTCCCTTTTCATAAAGTAATGCATGATCTTTAAATGCTTTTAATATGATTCATGTTGATATTTGGGATCCTATTGGGGTTCCTTCTATTAATGGGCATAGGTATTTCTTAACTATTATTGATGATCATACTAGACACACTTGGATATAtcttatgaaataaaaaactGAGACTAGAAACCTTTTATGAAATTTTGTCATGTATGCTAAGAACTAGTTTAATCTTGATGTGAAAATTATAAGGTTTGATAGTGGTAAGGAGTTTGACTTTATTGAATTATatgataaacttgggatcttGCATAAAAGATCATCTGTTGGAACCTTTCAACAAAATTCTTTTGCTGAAAGAAAACATCAACACATCCTTAATAAAACTCACAGTCTTATCTTTCAATATGGATTACCTAAATCTTACTGGTCTTATGCTGTTGCACATGCTATTTACTTAATAAATAGATTACCTTCGGttgtttggaaaaaaaaattctccttATGaacttttgtataaaatttccCCAACTATCTTGATTTAAAAGTCTTTGGATCTCTCTGTTTTGCTTCCAGTCTTGGCAATAATCGTACTAAACTGAAACCCAGGTCTAGAAAGTGTGTTTTTCTTGGATATAAATCAGGTATAAAAGGGTATGTTTTATTGGATATTGAAAATAAGAAATCCTTATCAACTGAAATGTTATggtttatgaaaatatatttcctTATAAGAATAGTAATGATACTTctaatattaactaaaataatgaTACTCAAAACAATATTGATATTTTACTAGTATCTCTAGTTAATGAAAATATCAATTTTGCTGACATTGATAAAAGGTTAAATAATTCtagaaatcatattttttttgtcaatgagAATTAGGACAACAACAGAAGAGACATTGGAAATAATGAAGAAAAGATAGACAATCAAGAATATCAAGCAGTAAGTCATGACACAACTACAAGTACTGATTTGAAAAAATTCACCAGACAGAGGAAGATACCTTCCTTCCCAAAGGACTATCATCATCAGGTTAATAGTTTCATAGTCAATGAATatgataaaaacatttttaagaCCCTATATCCTTTATCATCAGTTTTATCATATAAACATTTGACTAGAAACATTTAAATTATACTCTTGCTATATTCTCTAATACTAAACCACAAACTTTTGAATAAGCATGTAGACAGACAAAATGGATTGCTGCTATGAATAAAGAGACAAAAGCTCTACAAGAAAATCACACATGGTACCGATCTACCATATGGAAAAACACTCATTGGATGCAACTGGGTTTACAAGATCAAACACAAAGCGGATGGTACTATTGAGAGACATAAGGCCAAACTTGTTGTAAAGGGTTATACCCAACTTGAAGGGATTGAATATTTAGATACCTTTTTTCCTGTTGCTAAACTTACTATTGTTAGACTTTTGTTAACCATTGTTGCAGCTAAAAATTGACATTTACATCAATTAGATGTTGACAATGCATTCTTACATGAAGACCTTGATGAAGAAGTATATATGATACCACCTCCAGGGATAATAACTGAAAGACAAAACCAAGTTTGCAAACTTACAAAGTCCCTTTATGGTTTAAAACAGGATAGTAGACAGTGGTTTGCTAAGTTGTCTTCTTTCCTTATTTCTTTTGGTTTTCTCAATCAATATCTGATTATTCTCTTTTTACTAGAAAAACTAAAAATTCTCCCACTGTTTTAATTgtttatgtagatgatattactCTTGCAGGagattcattacaagaaattgaaagaataaaaaaatttctaatGAATCTTTTAAGATAAAAGATCTTGGTGAACTAAAATACTTCTTGGGTCTTGAAGTCGCTAGATCTAAGAAAGAAATTCATTTATGTTAAAGGAAATATGCTATTGACATCTTGGAGGAAATTGGAATGCTAGGAAGTAAACCTTGTTTTACTCTTTTATGTCTAACactaaatttttgtttgaaaCTGCAGATAAACTTCAAAATCCCAATCCATATAGAAGAATCATTGGCAAACTCCTATATCTCACCAACACTAGACCTGACATAACCTTTGTTGTCCAACTCCTTAGCCAATTTGTTCAAGAACCAATAGTTCATCATCAACAAGTTGTACAACACGTTCTACACTACATCAAAGCTAATCTTGTACATGGATTATTTTTTAACAGTGAATCTAAAGTACACATTAAGGTCTTTAGTGACTCGGATTGGGCATCTTCTCCTGACACAAGATGTTCTATCataatgtgagttgattttagatgattccattttagaggtgacactttacttatgaTTTGGATTTTAGCAAATATAAGGTGAAACCTAGAGAAGATctccactggacacgaacttaagcaagtggttaagtaagtgtgaaagttcaCTTCCAAAgacaaaaggaaaaacacattATAAGGTGAGAATGATGTATGGTGTGGAATGTAAAAGACATGAAAGGAAACATGATAACATGAAGGAAATcgaaaggaaaagatgaagcaAAACAAATATAGGAAGCATAAATGATAAGTGACGTATGGAAATGGTAGAAGAGATGAAggaagaaagcttatggtgaTGGAAGAGAGTTGGAcacgccacttagagtgtggtttctccaagatgagtgtagagggccgccacttgagagctctcaactcactcaagataagacctaatgCTTAGAGCAAACtagcctcacacaatttgtgcaaagtttccttcttctataaaattcaacatgaaaaatacaaggagtgtgacaccctatttataggagatggtgcattggaaaacaagaagcaagggtaggatgggaaacaaAAGAAAGGTGTGGCCTTAAGCATTGACTAAGTCAATGCCACACCATAAAGCCTATTCTTCTAGAAGATAGGTAAAAAATCCTAAACCTAAATGCCTTGTCATAAAAAAGTGGGCTTGAAACAAGCCCATTTCGCTATGAACACTCTTatttatgctaaaggcacctattctagcctatcttgtTATTTGGagccctaaagtgagcccaatttatttataacttgttttattattaagaagattagaaggaagaacatttgatgttctggtctttgcccatttctccttctggtGATGTCTGTTAGATTCTTGGTGGGGTCTTCACTTgaaagttgagatgacttctcatagtgtgaatggtaatttgagtccttggtcatctccttgttggcttggATTGTATCATACCACTAGCTAGTGTATTTTCCTAGGCTACTCTCTTATTTCCAAGGGAACCATCAggtttcctttcttcttctttctaaaACTCACACAGTGAAGACTCGAtcttttgtttagtttttttttatgcacaTATAGTTTTACCCTTTTGCCCCTCTATCATTTTACTACTTTGCCCCCTAAATCTTTTCTACCATTTTCTATAATAACCAAGTAAAACATAACATATACTTAATTTCATAAAGTATTTAAATAACAACATATGTCATCGAAGTCCAATTACAATTTAATCACTTTATCGAGACACGATATCAAATCACCATTTCAATCTCATTACTCTCATTACTCTCATGTTACtatatttttacatttcaaaacacaacaaataaaaaaatttacatcaATATATCCATACATAAAGTACATCATTGTGACCGAGCTACACCCACACAATCTAGATTTTTCATTCTAAGGTGCTATCTTTTTTAATTAACTTGTCTTACTTGaaattctaattattttaacaaaGCTCTAACAACTCATGCTTTAACATAGGAACTTCAAACTTGGGTATATAAAGCCCTAATTATAAAACCAAATTACCTCTACAACCTTAGATAATCAGAGATTCATTTTTATTCATCCAATCACACATGCAAACACACATTTCTAAGCATACAACCacacaaaaaggataaagagaaGCTTATTTTAAACAACATTATGATTGATAAACTATGTTCTTCTCTTTGTTAGAGTCATTATAACAAAGTTGGATCTTGGAAAAAACAATGAATAAATTTGTCAAAAATCTAAAGAGAAAgcaatgaaaatatattttaaagaaataatatggtttttaaatagataattttatctatttctaatttttttaacttaactaacaaaaatatttagcCTTCATCCTATTTAAACCAATTATactcttaaataaatttaactcaatTCTTATAGAAGATTGTGAAAGTAATAAAATGTACatagttaaaagaaaaatagtaaaaaaataatctaaaaatgatagaatttattgtaattttttctactttttttaatctttttgttatgtttttgttatgttttttccTACTTCTTTTCATCCAAcatcaataatttatattttattttataaaggtATTTTCATCTCATCCATTTCTCTTCTCTTAAccgaaaaaataataaaatatgttaaaaaatagtCACAAATGCAGTGAacctattttattttctttatttgtggTGAGATTCATGgaatttgttgttgttgttttagAAAAGGAGATGAAAATGGTAAGTGTGATAGCCTCTATGCATGTTGGTGCTTATTACCTTAATTACATGTTCTAATTGTGTAATTATTCCaacttttattttacttatataaCAAGTTTCCAATTGCCAACCACACTCAAAAGCATAACACTTTCTCAAAAATCCCTTTCTTGCTGACCAAAACTCAACATCAAAGGTGCTAAACCccatttactttttcttttcaatcatGCTGTTTTAGGCTGTGTTTGTGTAAGCTCAAATACTGTTTATAAATACACTATGTGTTATATTTGACAAAAATAAATGTGGTTTGTTTTTAAgacacttttatttatttaaaagaaaatttctaTGTGATTTATATTCTAACTTTCTTCTCTTATGTGGTGGGATTAGTGTTGAAAGACAAACTTAAAGTGTGTTTCGTTTAAATTCTCCTTATTGAATTATGGCTAACTTTATCacgatttatttatttattttactttaaaatctgttttaattttaattttaaaatcaccttttgatataattttattttataaaattaaagattTTCGCTAGTAGTAAATTGTCcaacaattattttataagcGAATACTGAATTCGTATCAGGATAAACATTTTAAGTTGATGTgagtaatatatatttaaatatttctataaaatttaattatattttatttttaattcaagaacactttaatattttttaagtaattaaattatatatattatttattttatcacatCAATCAAGTTATTCACAAATTTTAGAAGTTATATCCAAAAGTTTGGTAGTGTGGTGATGAGCATAAACTTAAGATGAGGAGATAGAATTGGGTGATTCTGGTTGATGAGtgttattcttttttaaaatatctgtTATGCTCTTTTGAGATCTTAGGGGTACAAATAAGTGCATCTGACCTTCAGAAATTAGGGAATCTTCTCTTTACCACATGTAATATATGAAGGGGCACTTAAGAAAAAgtataaatgttttattaaaagACAAGGGCTATGAAGATTATGACAATAGATTTTGCAGTGTTGGAGATTGGAATAGCATCACCTCCCAAATTGAAGGGTACCTAGTACCTGCAATGGTTAGATTTGACCAACATCTGGTGGGTGTGTCCACAAACAAAAAATTGATTGCAGATGAAAATCAAACTAGGAATGTACAAGTACTGGGTAAAGTAGTCTTGATCTTGGACAAAAAATAATGAGAAAGGGCCCATAAGTTTGATTCCAAATTGAAACCACATTATGGAAAAGTCACTTGTCCTACATCTTCCCATGCCATGTGTAAATATTGGATGGCAACATCTATAATTACTACGATGATGACTACTTGGTGAGTCATCCAAGTTTGAACGTAAATTGAACTGAATTCACAGTAAAAGTTTGGAAATTTTGTATCATAAAGGGACCCAAAAATTGATTGCAAAATTGGAACCAACTTAGATATACTACTAATCATCTTTCATTGGTCTTGGTTTGTCTAATTGTAAGTGGTGGACAACAATGATAGTGTGTATTATGATCTATGAAGGCAACAACAAGAATCCAACTTACTTTTCAGCAAAACTGAATTCATTTACCATTATAGATAGGTTAAATTGGTAAGAATAGAATCAAGTTCTTATACTAGCATGAATTTAAATTCTGTAATTGATGCATATACCTTGTTAATAAGAaatttgtgaaagtaaaatataaacACTTTTAGTGTCTGAGGGTCTGTTTTGATACTAATGAGTATCTGAAACCTAAATCATATAAACTTTTTTCTTCATTAAGTTTCCTTAATTTATTTCTTCCATTCATGTTAAGGATTTGATTTTTCACTTCACCCTTCTTTGACCAAGTTAATTAAATGGGTTTGTTGTTTCATACCAATGGCCACAAATAAAAGTTCACAAAACACAAGCTGTGAATTGCTATCTCATTCAGTGTAATAGACAATGCTGATGGCATATAAAAAAAAGGGGGCTACAGAGGTAATAAATAAACAGCATAGAAAGATTCCAAAAGGGGACTGACTTAAAAGCTATaagaattttgttttcttgCTTGAAGAAGAGGCAAACCAAAATCTTGAATGGATTGTCTAGCTGCTATGATTGTATGCATATCTGAGAAGGAGATCACTGCCATTTTTTGTACCATTCATCAACATTCTTTGAAGAATTTTGGGTTATCTAAAAAGCCAGCTATAGAAAGAGAAATGACTCTTGGACACAAGTTCAAGCTATAGAATTGACtgctacttttttttttctcactataaaataaaatacagagCTTCACTTCTTAGAGGTGACTAATCACTCTTTAATTTCAAAGGGAAAGTTGAATTGGCCCCTAGACATTATGAAAAGAAGACACATGATAGGGATCAATTAACAACTACGATTTAAACACTGCAGCATGGCTACACACACGGCTAAGATTATCTTTAGCCCTGAAATCAAAATCATGGTATTTTGAAACTTTAAGAAATATAATTacaaaacaagaaaacaaagtggTTTGCTGGCATGGCTGGTGAGTAAGAGAGAAGGAAATTAGTGGAGAGTTAGGAATTTGAAACAGTAATGAATTCTCATCACAAATTTCTGATTATTTCTAGCAGAGAGTGTaaacatgtttaatattttggaGGCCAAAACATGTGTTAATTAGTATTTTATTGAAGTTCTGAAGAGGATTATTTAAGTTGTTGATTAAGaagatataaaattaattttggaaGCAAAGTGGGGTTTGAGTAATGTAAGTGGATCCAGAGAAACATTAAAAGCCTCCTACCATCAAAAGTCAAGCACGAATGAAAAAGTAAAGAGTGGGAGCCCATGTTTTAAAGTTTATATTGACTCTTTCACATTCATATCCTTTTTATTCCAATCAGATATCTTGTGTAGACACTATTTagtattgaattttaaattccCTAAAATGCCTAGAGTATGTAGTGTAGTGTCTGTATTTGGTAAAAGTAAACCGAAATTTGGCCGAGAAATCTCAAATTCAATTTAGCATATTATAAACTAAGTACAGCTTAAACAGTAGAAAGAAAAGAATGAGATAATGAAATTAGGTCAGGACCCTGGAAACTTCCTTCCCATGTAAACCagtagaagaaaaagaagggtAAAAAAATGCAGTTAGGTTAGGTCAGGTGTATCCTGGTTAGTGTTAGATTGAGATTCAAGaagaaagtttgaaaattaGGTTAAGGTTGAGATTCAAGAAAccaaataaatgttttttaatgAGCACagttctatttttttatcatgagTTTGTATATTGAAACTTTTgatggttttaaaataaaaaagtaagaaGCAAATGGATAATGAAAAGATGATGTGATGATAACACCTCTTAGTTCTCAATCATCAACTATTTAAAAGAATGGTCCGAGACTAACTTCTCCACTAGTTTTCTATAGAGCCCTTTGGACCCTCTAAACCAATCTATCAAATCCTGAATCTGGTGAGCATGAAGTTTTGTTGGCAAGCATCCATCCATGGTTCTTAAGAAGCATGGAGAGAAAGGAGTGTGAGAGGGTCCTTACCCCTCACACTCCCCCTCTTTCAACAGTTTGCTTGTGCTTAGCTTTGGCTTCTCTAATCAACAAGGGATGTGCTTAAACATTCTGTGAGTGGCAAAAGCAGATATGCATTCTCCAAAGGATGAGAGGCTTTGGCTACACTCAGGCAAACCGGCAAGTCACAAAAAGGCAATGGACTCCATCGGGGTCTCTATGGCTATGTATTGCTCATTTATGTAGTTCTTCTTGCTGTAGAATGTAATAAACAAGGTTGACCTTCCTTTAAGAAGGTACCAACTTGTGCTGTCTCAATTACTCAATTTGCAGCTCACTAGATTTCCTTTCTCTCTTCCGTTTCTGCAGAAGAGTAGGTAGATAATTGTGATCACTTCACTCCATCTCTGTCCCCTCCCATTCTGTGTGTTTCCTTTTCCATGCTTGTTTGTGTTGTTAGTTATGTCCTTATgagaaataaaagaagagtACAATTCTAGTTCCTCAGAGTTTAGGATTGTATTTTATTGAACTTTATTAGAAAAGCTTCAGAATTCTCTTTCTTAGGTGAATGATGATCATGTCCCATGACCCCTCACCCTCACCATTTCCCTTTACACTGCTGCATTTCTGCTGTTTCTAACATTTGAAGTTGTTCAGGGGGCTCAATGGTAACTACTTTATCctatttatatagaaaaaagGCTTCCCTAACAACAAATATTTATGCCCCAAAagtaatagaaaagaaaaataaatcttagTAGGAACGGTTTACATAAACACCTAATATATACAAATGAGTAATGTAAAGAGTACACATATATTTCTAAGAGAGTACTTTTGCATACATCGATTATTAATTTTAGTGTATATGATAAACCATGATTGATTAAAAATTGCTGAAGTTAAAGTCAATAGTCAAAATCATTTCAACCAAGTCCACATTTCTGGTTATGTCTCCCTCCCTTGTATTTATTGCTATACGTTTACAAGCGAGATTTTGGGAGTTCAATAGGGGAACAAATTTCCTTATCATAAGAAACACGTTGAAGGTTGCGAAGTTACTGATGGTAGTGGATGTCTATTCAGCTCTATTTCTACTCTTTTATTGGCTCAATGAAAAATGTGAAGCACAGGCTAAAGTAATGCGCCAAG
The sequence above is a segment of the Phaseolus vulgaris cultivar G19833 chromosome 2, P. vulgaris v2.0, whole genome shotgun sequence genome. Coding sequences within it:
- the LOC137808990 gene encoding uncharacterized mitochondrial protein AtMg00240-like, which gives rise to MVGVAVHAMAQLVPAMRLIPASIHNLLPKSLFSGMLQADKLQNPNPYRRIIGKLLYLTNTRPDITFVVQLLSQFVQEPIVHHQQVVQHVLHYIKANLVHGLFFNSESKVHIKVFSDSDWASSPDTRCSIIM